Proteins encoded together in one Cicer arietinum cultivar CDC Frontier isolate Library 1 chromosome 4, Cicar.CDCFrontier_v2.0, whole genome shotgun sequence window:
- the LOC101495551 gene encoding ribosome biogenesis protein BRX1 homolog 1-like, which produces MGKKRKRSEKAEAVAVPKKDDAAPERPVRTLLGWKDKNETEVKDNEDSHSPVFRNKEKVLVTCSRRIIYRYRHLMLNLVSLLPHCKKDNKVESKETKGATLNELVELKNCSSCLFFECRKAKDLYLWMAKCPNGPSVKFLVSAVHTMEELKLTGNHLKGSRPLLTFSTNFEKDAHWKLLKEMLLQIFETPKDHRKAKPFHDHVFVFSIVDDHIWFRNYQISVPHNESDKLPRGGLDKMTLIEVGPRFCLNPIKIFGGSFGGPTLYENPFYVSPNQIRALQKKKKAGKFAKKVKAKTRRKMHEMSNPLEPDEFADMWKD; this is translated from the exons ATGGGAAAGAAGAGAAAGCGTAGTGAAAAGGCTGAAGCTGTGGCAGTCCCTAAAAAAGATGATGCTGCTCCAGAAAGACCAGTTAGGACACTTTTGGGATGGAAGGATAAGAATGAAACTGAAGTTAAGGATAATGAGGATTCACATTCACCTGTATTTAGGAACAAAGAGAAAGTCTTGGTCACTTGCTCTAGACGTATTATTTACAG GTACCGACATTTGATGTTGAACTTGGTATCGCTTCTGCCTCATTGCAAGAAGGATAACAAGGTTGAATCAAAAGAAACTAAAGGTGCTACCTTGAACGAGCTTGTTGAGCTCAAAAACTGTTCATCTTGTTTATTTTTTGAG TGCAGGAAGGCAAAAGATCTTTATCTCTGGATGGCAAAATGCCCCAATGGCCCATCTGTAAAATTTTTAGTTAGTGCTG TGCACACAATGGAGGAATTGAAGCTAACTGGGAACCACCTAAAAGGATCCCGCCCTCTTTTGACGTTTTcaacaaattttgaaaaagatgcACACTGGAAACTGTTGAAGGAGATGCTGTTACAG ATATTTGAAACACCAAAGGACCATAGAAAGGCTAAGCCTTTCCATGATCACGTTTTCGTTTTCTCCATAGTTGACGACCATATATGGTTCCGAAATTATCAG ATCTCTGTTCCTCATAATGAGTCAGACAAATTACCTCGAGGAGGCCTGGATAAAATGACATTGATTGAG GTTGGTCCACGGTTCTGCTTGAAcccaattaaaatatttggtggCAGTTTTGGAGGCCCAACTTTATATGAGAATCCATTCTACGTGTCGCCAAACCAG ATTCGAGCTCtgcagaagaagaaaaaggctGGAAAGTTTGCAAAGAAGGTCAAAGCAAAGACAAGGAGGAAAATGCATGAGATGTCCAATCCTCTAGAGCCTGATGAGTTTGCAGATATGTGGAAAGATTAA